One part of the Arabidopsis thaliana chromosome 1 sequence genome encodes these proteins:
- a CDS encoding uncharacterized protein (unknown protein; BEST Arabidopsis thaliana protein match is: unknown protein (TAIR:AT1G12380.1); Has 351 Blast hits to 343 proteins in 42 species: Archae - 2; Bacteria - 0; Metazoa - 27; Fungi - 5; Plants - 299; Viruses - 0; Other Eukaryotes - 18 (source: NCBI BLink).), with product MATTTNATTTATQQQTQTQSPTQQPSAEELATKALQKRYEGLMMVRTKAVKGKGAWYWSHLEPILLHNTDTGFPKAVKLRCSLCDAVFSASNPSRTASEHLKRGTCPNFNSLPKPISTISPSPPPPPSSSHRKRNSSAVEALNHHHHHPHHHHQGSYNVTPLSVVDPSRFCGQFPVTQQPHLMLSGGKDDLGPLAMLEDSVKKLKSPKTSQTRNLTKAQIDSALDSLSDWVFESCGSVSLSGLEHPKLRAFLTQVGLPIISRRDFVTGRLDLKYEDSRAEAESRIHDAMFFQIASDGWKFDSSGENLVNLIVNLPNGTSLYRRAVFVNGAVPSNYAEEVLWETVRGICGNSPQRCVGIVSDRFMSKALRNLESQHQWMVNLSCQFQGFNSLIRDFVKELPLFKSVSQSCSRLVNFVNSTAQIRNAVCKYQLQEQGETRMLHLPLDSSLFEPLYNLLEDVLSFARAIQLVMHDDVCKAVLMEDHMAREVGEMVGDVGFWNEVEAVYLLLKLVKEMARRIEEERPLVGQCLPLWDELRSKIKDWYAKFNVVEERQVEKIVERRFKKSYHPAWAAAFILDPLYLIKDSSGKYLPPFKCLSPEQEKDVDKLITRLVSRDEAHIAMMELMKWRTEGLDPVYARAVQMKERDPVSGKMRIANPQSSRLVWETYLSEFRSLGRVAVRLIFLHATSCGFKCNSSVLRWVNSNGRSRAAVDRAQKLIFISANSKFERRDFSNEEERDAELLAMANGEDDVLNDVLIDTSSV from the coding sequence ATGGCGACGACGACAAACGCAACAACAACGGCGACACAACagcaaacgcaaacgcaatCACCAACGCAACAACCGTCGGCGGAAGAATTAGCGACAAAGGCGTTACAAAAGCGTTACGAAGGATTAATGATGGTAAGAACAAAAGCAGTTAAAGGCAAAGGCGCGTGGTATTGGAGTCACCTTGAACCAATCTTACTACACAACACCGACACTGGTTTCCCTAAAGCCGTTAAACTCCGATGTTCTTTATGCGACGCCGTTTTCTCAGCTTCTAATCCTTCCCGAACTGCTTCTGAGCATCTTAAACGTGGAACTTGTCCAAATTTCAACTCTTTACCTAAACCCATCTCCAcaatctctccttctcctcctcctcctccgtcttCTTCTCACCGGAAACGTAATTCCTCCGCCGTGGAAGctctgaatcatcatcatcatcatcctcatcatcatcatcaagggTCTTATAATGTGACGCCTCTTAGTGTCGTTGATCCCTCGAGATTCTGTGGGCAGTTTCCGGTTACACAGCAGCCGCATTTGATGCTTTCCGGTGGAAAAGACGATTTGGGTCCATTAGCTATGCTTGAAGATAGTGTGAAGAAGCTCAAGAGTCCTAAAACTTCTCAGACGCGGAATCTAACTAAAGCTCAGATAGATTCTGCGTTAGATTCTCTCTCTGattgggtttttgaatcttgtggctctgtttctttatctGGTCTCGAGCATCCAAAGTTGAGAGCTTTTTTGACGCAAGTTGGTTTACCGATCATCTCAAGGAGAGATTTTGTCACCGGAAGATTGGATTTGAAGTATGAAGATTCGAGAGCAGAGGCTGAATCGAGAATCCACGACGCAATGTTCTTTCAGATTGCTTCTGATGGATGGAAATTCGACAGCTCCGGCGAGAATTTGGTGAATTTGATTGTGAATTTGCCTAATGGGACGAGTTTGTATAGACGAGCTGTGTTTGTGAACGGAGCTGTGCCGTCTAATTACGCAGAGGAGGTTTTGTGGGAGACGGTGAGGGGTATTTGTGGTAATTCACCTCAGAGGTGTGTTGGGATTGTTTCAGATAGGTTTATGAGTAAGGCATTGAGGAATCTTGAGAGCCAGCATCAATGGATGGTGAATCTCTCTTGTCAGTTTCAAGGTTTCAACAGTTTGATTCGAGATTTTGTAAAAGAGCTTCCTTTGTTTAAATCCGTCTCTCAAAGCTGCTCGAGGCTCGTTAATTTCGTGAACAGCACGGCACAGATCCGAAACGCGGTTTGTAAGTATCAGTTGCAAGAGCAAGGAGAGACTAGGATGCTGCATTTGCCTTTGGATAGTTCTTTGTTTGAGCCATTGTATAATCTCCTTGAGGATGTGCTTAGTTTCGCTAGAGCGATTCAGCTGGTGATGCATGATGATGTGTGTAAGGCTGTTCTAATGGAGGATCATATGGCTAGAGAGGTTGGTGAAATGGTTGGAGATGTCGGGTTTTGGAACGAGGTAGAGGCGGTTTATTTGTTGTTGAAGCTTGTTAAAGAAATGGCTCGGAGAATAGAGGAAGAGAGGCCTTTGGTAGGGCAATGTTTACCGCTATGGGATGAGCTAAGGTCCAAGATAAAAGATTGGTATGCAAAGTTCAATGTTGTTGAAGAGAGGCAAGTAGAGAAGATCGTTGagagaagattcaagaagagTTATCACCCAGCTTGGGCTGCGGCGTTTATACTTGATCCGCTTTACTTGATAAAAGACAGTAGCGGAAAATATCTTCCTCCATTCAAATGCTTGTCCCCGGAGCAAGAGAAAGATGTTGATAAGTTAATAACAAGGCTTGTGTCTAGAGACGAGGCACATATCGCGATGATGGAGCTGATGAAATGGAGAACAGAAGGGCTTGATCCGGTTTACGCAAGGGCGGTTCAAATGAAGGAGAGAGATCCTGTTTCGGGGAAAATGAGGATAGCTAATCCACAAAGTAGTAGACTTGTTTGGGAAACTTATCTTAGTGAGTTCAGGTCATTGGGGAGAGTTGCAGTTAGGCTTATTTTTCTCCATGCAACTTCTTGTGGTTTCAAATgcaattcctctgttttgagATGGGTAAATTCGAATGGAAGATCACGCGCAGCCGTGGATCGAGCTCAAAAGTTGATCTTTATATCCGCTAACTCGAAATTCGAAAGGAGAGACTTCTCCAacgaggaagagagagatgcGGAGCTGCTCGCTATGGCGAATGGCGAAGATGATGTGCTAAACGATGTTCTCATCGATACATCCTCAGTGTGA